One window from the genome of Candidatus Synechococcus calcipolaris G9 encodes:
- a CDS encoding sterol desaturase family protein: MSSPMLPYTLSHPDIFLIMVGVMFLMVAGRYLVIAAVFMVLFYGARLTPWRRRRVNLRPYQRGQFFREMGWSILTSGIFALAGAIAAVLWQWNMTAIYLTLEGPGDYIYFGISILIVLFLHETYYYWLHRWMHQPQIYRQVHQVHHDSLVASPWTAFSFHPWEALLQAIFLPVVLLFLPLHPFAIVIQLTLMTFSSVINHLNLEIYPRGCSRHWLGRFLIGATHHSLHHSQFRYNYGLYFTFWDQLMGTESPQYLSLFDEKTAPTISSKAPLRF; encoded by the coding sequence ATGTCATCCCCTATGCTGCCCTATACCCTTAGTCACCCCGATATTTTCTTGATCATGGTCGGGGTCATGTTTCTGATGGTGGCGGGTCGTTACCTTGTCATTGCCGCAGTTTTTATGGTGCTATTTTACGGGGCGCGGCTCACCCCTTGGCGGCGGCGACGGGTGAATTTACGGCCCTACCAACGCGGGCAGTTTTTCCGGGAAATGGGCTGGTCGATCCTCACCTCAGGAATTTTTGCCCTAGCAGGGGCGATCGCAGCGGTTTTATGGCAATGGAATATGACCGCCATTTATCTCACGCTGGAGGGCCCCGGAGATTATATTTACTTTGGGATCAGCATTCTAATTGTTCTCTTTCTCCATGAAACCTACTACTACTGGCTACACCGCTGGATGCACCAGCCCCAGATCTATCGCCAAGTCCATCAAGTCCACCACGATAGTTTAGTGGCATCCCCCTGGACGGCCTTTTCCTTCCATCCCTGGGAAGCCTTGTTACAGGCGATCTTTTTGCCCGTGGTTCTTCTATTTTTGCCCCTCCATCCCTTTGCTATTGTGATTCAATTAACCCTCATGACGTTTTCCAGTGTGATTAACCATCTCAATTTAGAGATATACCCCCGTGGATGTTCCCGGCATTGGCTGGGGCGATTTTTAATTGGGGCCACCCACCACAGCCTCCATCACAGTCAGTTTCGTTATAACTACGGCCTGTACTTTACGTTTTGGGACCAGTTAATGGGAACGGAAAGCCCGCAATATTTGTCTTTATTTGATGAAAAGACAGCACCGACCATCAGCAGCAAAGCACCATTGAGGTTCTAG
- a CDS encoding chlororespiratory reduction protein 7 — MYSQEMYVVLEPDQGEVLLTPSELLAKLEACLGQQQDDLPYDLRSIVEIPAQAAHLMETGCELDLGNGRFIHWYAVRLEK; from the coding sequence ATGTATAGCCAAGAGATGTACGTAGTTTTAGAACCGGATCAGGGAGAAGTTTTACTGACACCCTCCGAGCTTCTGGCCAAATTGGAAGCCTGTTTAGGACAGCAACAGGATGATTTACCCTACGACTTACGTTCCATTGTGGAAATTCCTGCCCAAGCGGCCCACTTAATGGAAACGGGGTGTGAACTAGACTTAGGAAATGGGCGGTTTATCCATTGGTATGCTGTACGGCTAGAAAAGTAA
- a CDS encoding ABC transporter permease, with amino-acid sequence MSRLRALQAYIILRLLLAPLMLWTIVTVVFLLLRATPGDPVDAILGPRAPAAVKAALRDQLGLSLPLWKQYFNYLGQLLQFDLGTSLTSQGEAVTKIIGDYFPATAELALYSLAIALVLGLGIGMVAAVRSGSGWDLGGRLFGIITYALPLFWIGMLLQLVFSVELGWLPLGTRYPITLTAPAGPTGLYTLDSLLRGNLGQFFTALYYLILPSVTLAIVLSGIFERIVRVSLRQTLDADYVEAARARGIPEMNILVNYALKNALIPVVTVLGLTLASLLGGAVLTEVTFSWPGLGNRLYEAISLRDYATVQGIIVFFAVIVVTASILIDILNAWIDPRIRY; translated from the coding sequence ATGTCTCGGCTCCGTGCCCTCCAAGCTTATATTATCCTCCGTCTTCTCCTGGCTCCGTTAATGCTCTGGACAATTGTAACGGTGGTTTTCCTGTTATTGCGGGCGACCCCTGGGGATCCGGTGGATGCCATTTTGGGGCCTCGCGCTCCGGCGGCGGTCAAGGCGGCTCTGCGAGATCAACTGGGCCTATCCCTTCCCCTGTGGAAACAGTATTTTAACTATCTGGGCCAGCTCCTGCAATTTGATTTGGGAACCTCCCTCACCAGTCAGGGAGAGGCTGTCACTAAAATTATTGGGGATTACTTTCCGGCAACCGCAGAGTTAGCCCTCTACAGCTTGGCGATCGCCCTGGTATTGGGCCTAGGAATTGGCATGGTTGCGGCGGTGCGATCCGGTAGTGGCTGGGATTTGGGGGGGCGACTCTTTGGCATTATCACCTATGCCTTGCCCCTTTTTTGGATTGGGATGTTGCTGCAACTGGTCTTTTCCGTTGAGTTGGGTTGGCTACCCTTGGGAACCCGCTATCCCATCACCTTGACGGCCCCGGCCGGCCCCACTGGCCTTTATACCCTAGATAGTTTACTCCGGGGGAATTTGGGGCAGTTCTTTACGGCACTCTACTATTTAATTTTGCCCTCTGTGACGTTGGCGATCGTCCTCAGTGGTATTTTTGAGCGCATTGTCCGAGTCAGTCTCCGGCAAACCCTAGATGCCGACTATGTGGAAGCGGCCCGGGCCCGAGGCATTCCAGAGATGAACATTTTAGTAAACTATGCCCTGAAAAATGCCCTCATTCCCGTGGTTACGGTTTTGGGATTGACCCTCGCCAGCTTATTAGGGGGGGCGGTGCTAACGGAAGTCACCTTTTCCTGGCCAGGTCTAGGGAATCGTCTCTATGAAGCCATTTCCCTGCGGGACTATGCAACGGTTCAAGGGATTATCGTCTTTTTTGCCGTCATTGTTGTCACCGCCAGTATTCTCATTGATATTTTGAATGCCTGGATCGATCCGCGAATTAGATATTAA
- a CDS encoding AmpG family muropeptide MFS transporter, which yields MQNVLSAFKVFQSRKMMALLLLGFSSGLPLFLTSRTLQAWMTVAGVDLTSIGLFSLVALPYSFKFLWSPLLDRYTLPFLGRRRGWLIVIQVALLLAIALMSQQNPAVSLRLLALNAILIAFLSASQDIAVDAYRTDVLEPLEMGAGVGIYVLGYRIALLATGSLALILADRLPWPIVYLVISSLMIVGMITTFWAPEPTNQVAAPPSLAQAVILPFQDFFQRQGLMAGLTILVFICFYRFGDALTGNMMTPFLLQLGFTQTEIGAVQGGLGLVATILGALVGGAVISKIGIHRALWIMGFFQASSNLTYFALAQAGQSTIMMIAAINVDNFCAGLAISALTAFLMSLCDARFSATQYALLSSLFAISRDLFSAPAGKLAEVMGWPLFFFFTFLAALPALALLPVFAPWNPRTTLPRPGSD from the coding sequence ATGCAGAACGTACTCTCTGCGTTTAAGGTGTTTCAGAGTCGAAAAATGATGGCCTTGCTCTTGCTAGGCTTTTCATCCGGTTTACCCCTGTTTTTGACCAGCCGAACGCTTCAAGCCTGGATGACCGTTGCTGGTGTGGATTTAACCTCCATTGGCCTGTTTAGCTTAGTGGCATTGCCCTATTCCTTTAAGTTTTTGTGGTCGCCGCTCCTGGATCGCTACACCTTACCCTTCCTGGGGCGACGACGGGGCTGGCTGATTGTGATTCAAGTGGCTTTGCTACTGGCGATCGCCCTGATGAGTCAACAGAACCCAGCGGTAAGCCTCCGCCTATTAGCTCTAAATGCAATTTTAATTGCTTTTTTAAGTGCCAGCCAAGACATTGCCGTGGATGCCTATCGCACCGATGTCCTCGAACCCCTGGAAATGGGGGCCGGAGTGGGTATTTATGTTCTTGGCTACCGTATTGCCCTACTTGCCACCGGATCCTTAGCCCTGATCTTGGCCGATCGCCTGCCCTGGCCCATTGTCTATCTAGTGATCTCTAGTTTGATGATCGTGGGGATGATCACCACCTTCTGGGCCCCGGAACCAACGAACCAAGTAGCGGCTCCCCCCAGCCTCGCCCAAGCCGTTATTCTCCCCTTTCAAGATTTTTTCCAACGCCAAGGTCTCATGGCGGGTTTAACCATTCTGGTTTTTATTTGCTTCTATCGCTTTGGGGATGCCCTCACCGGCAATATGATGACCCCTTTTCTACTTCAATTGGGATTTACGCAAACCGAAATTGGTGCGGTTCAAGGGGGCCTAGGGTTAGTGGCGACAATTTTAGGGGCCTTGGTGGGGGGTGCGGTCATTAGTAAGATCGGTATTCATCGCGCTCTCTGGATCATGGGTTTTTTCCAGGCCAGCAGTAACCTCACCTATTTTGCCCTCGCCCAAGCCGGCCAAAGTACGATCATGATGATTGCCGCCATTAATGTGGATAATTTCTGCGCCGGGTTAGCTATTTCCGCCTTGACCGCCTTCTTGATGAGCCTGTGTGATGCCCGCTTTAGTGCCACCCAGTATGCCCTGCTATCTAGCCTTTTTGCCATCAGCCGAGATTTATTCTCAGCCCCTGCGGGTAAATTGGCCGAGGTGATGGGGTGGCCACTATTTTTCTTTTTTACATTTTTAGCAGCCTTGCCGGCCCTGGCCCTACTACCGGTTTTTGCCCCCTGGAATCCCAGGACGACCTTACCCCGACCTGGTAGTGATTAG
- a CDS encoding alpha/beta fold hydrolase translates to MTHVNQGWQHQFLDVNHIRLHCVTQGEGDLVLLLHGFPEFWYSWRFQIPVLARHFKVVVPDLRGYNDSDKPRHGYDIDTLSKDILALIETLGYDRAHIVGHDCGGFIAWHLAQKFPQAVQNLGILNAPPPNRLFQDMWGQATHLWRSWPLLACQVPGLGEYWLTQNLPGFIKDVFQRYSTRKGAFSPETVQIYQSALEKAGAITAVLQSYRHLFSPQQWWQQMTHTPEAIASPTLVLWGQDDPVAHPGLVEGLGSWIQAPWRLKLLPDCGHWAQQEVPGLVNRELLGFLRGSL, encoded by the coding sequence ATGACCCACGTAAATCAAGGGTGGCAGCACCAATTTTTGGATGTCAACCATATCCGCTTGCATTGTGTGACCCAAGGGGAAGGCGACCTCGTTCTACTCCTGCACGGTTTCCCAGAATTTTGGTACTCTTGGCGATTTCAAATCCCTGTGTTAGCCCGCCATTTTAAGGTTGTTGTGCCTGACCTGCGGGGTTATAACGATTCCGATAAGCCTCGCCATGGCTATGATATTGATACCCTAAGCAAGGATATTCTTGCCCTAATCGAGACCCTCGGCTACGATCGCGCCCATATTGTTGGCCACGACTGTGGGGGTTTTATTGCCTGGCATCTGGCCCAAAAATTTCCCCAGGCGGTGCAGAATCTCGGCATTTTGAATGCGCCTCCCCCCAATCGTTTGTTTCAAGATATGTGGGGACAGGCGACCCATCTGTGGCGAAGTTGGCCGCTCCTGGCCTGTCAGGTTCCCGGTTTGGGAGAATACTGGCTGACCCAGAATTTGCCTGGTTTTATTAAGGATGTATTTCAGCGGTATTCAACCCGGAAGGGGGCCTTTTCCCCAGAGACGGTACAAATTTATCAATCAGCCCTAGAAAAAGCCGGTGCGATCACCGCCGTACTCCAAAGTTATCGCCATTTATTTTCTCCCCAACAGTGGTGGCAACAGATGACCCATACCCCAGAGGCGATCGCCAGCCCCACCTTAGTGCTATGGGGCCAGGATGATCCCGTTGCCCATCCCGGTTTAGTTGAGGGTCTAGGGTCTTGGATCCAGGCTCCTTGGCGACTCAAGCTCCTGCCAGACTGTGGCCATTGGGCCCAGCAGGAAGTGCCGGGCCTCGTTAACCGAGAATTACTCGGGTTTCTTCGCGGTTCGCTCTAA
- a CDS encoding NUDIX hydrolase: MTQVRVSVALAILYQGDRLLMQLRDDNPAILYPGHWGLFGGHLEVGETPLEGLQRELSEEIGHCPDHLEPVGQYSDDLVIRHIFASPLTVDLSELVLGEGWDMAWVTAAAVQRGWNYSDRAGEERPLGDIHRRILGDFLT; this comes from the coding sequence ATGACCCAAGTGCGTGTTTCCGTAGCTCTTGCTATTCTCTACCAGGGCGATCGCCTCTTAATGCAACTTCGTGACGACAATCCAGCCATTCTCTATCCAGGGCATTGGGGCTTATTTGGTGGGCACCTAGAGGTGGGAGAAACTCCCCTAGAGGGTTTACAGCGAGAATTGTCTGAGGAAATTGGCCATTGTCCAGACCACCTAGAGCCTGTGGGACAGTACAGTGACGATCTAGTGATTCGCCATATTTTTGCCAGTCCCCTGACCGTTGATCTCAGCGAGTTAGTTCTGGGGGAAGGCTGGGATATGGCTTGGGTGACGGCGGCGGCTGTGCAAAGGGGCTGGAATTACTCTGATCGAGCCGGGGAGGAGCGGCCCCTTGGGGACATTCATCGGCGCATTTTAGGGGATTTTTTAACGTGA
- the larC gene encoding nickel pincer cofactor biosynthesis protein LarC, with protein sequence MALVAYLDCPAGIAGDMCLGALLDLGVPLDYLRQELAKLGIAPEFSLNQETVWRQGQRAIKAHVHLHHAPSDHTPADHTSGHDHACDRHGRHWPEIVQMIQGANLPEPAQTWSLKIFQELAIAEGKVHGIAPEAVHFHEVGAVDALVDIVGTCLGLAWLGVERVYCSVLPTGGGTVRAAHGLLPVPVPAVLQLWQTHRVPVHDNGIAKEMVTPTGAAIAVALAQGFGSPPAMTLKQIGLGAGSQDFAIPNILRIWLGETETADPENVQENLHQETIIELQTQLDDLSPQAISYASERLYQGGAVEVFHQAIAMKKSRLGGLLTVLCPPAAEANCLAILFAETTTLGIRRHAQSRYILDRYLKTVKTPLGPVQIKIAYYQGNVINLQPEYEDCASLARQHQRPWQEIHQLAIAAALDQLSD encoded by the coding sequence ATGGCTCTGGTGGCCTACCTAGATTGTCCGGCGGGGATTGCTGGGGATATGTGCCTAGGGGCATTGCTAGATTTAGGCGTTCCCCTGGACTATTTGCGGCAAGAGTTGGCCAAGCTCGGCATTGCCCCAGAATTCAGCCTCAATCAGGAAACGGTTTGGCGACAGGGACAGCGAGCCATTAAGGCCCATGTGCATCTCCACCATGCCCCCAGTGATCATACCCCCGCTGACCATACCTCTGGCCATGATCATGCCTGCGATCGCCATGGCCGCCATTGGCCCGAGATTGTCCAAATGATTCAGGGGGCCAATTTACCCGAACCGGCCCAAACCTGGAGTCTAAAAATCTTTCAGGAATTGGCGATCGCCGAGGGTAAGGTTCATGGGATAGCTCCAGAAGCGGTTCATTTCCATGAGGTGGGGGCGGTGGATGCCCTCGTGGACATTGTCGGAACCTGCTTGGGCCTGGCCTGGTTGGGGGTAGAACGGGTCTATTGTTCAGTCCTACCCACGGGGGGCGGGACGGTGCGGGCAGCCCATGGTCTTTTACCTGTGCCGGTTCCTGCGGTCTTGCAGTTGTGGCAAACCCATCGGGTTCCAGTCCATGACAATGGTATTGCCAAGGAAATGGTGACCCCTACGGGAGCGGCGATCGCCGTTGCCCTAGCCCAAGGGTTTGGCTCCCCACCGGCCATGACCCTAAAACAGATTGGCCTAGGGGCCGGTTCCCAGGATTTTGCCATACCTAATATTCTGCGGATATGGCTAGGGGAAACCGAAACCGCTGATCCCGAAAATGTTCAGGAAAACCTGCATCAAGAAACCATTATTGAATTGCAGACCCAACTGGATGATCTCTCCCCCCAGGCGATCTCCTATGCCAGTGAACGATTGTATCAAGGGGGGGCAGTGGAGGTTTTTCACCAAGCCATTGCCATGAAAAAATCCCGCTTGGGTGGATTGCTCACAGTGCTATGTCCACCAGCCGCAGAAGCGAATTGCCTCGCCATCCTATTTGCGGAAACCACCACCCTGGGGATTCGCCGCCATGCCCAGAGTCGTTATATCCTCGATCGCTACCTCAAAACCGTGAAAACCCCCCTGGGCCCGGTGCAGATCAAAATTGCCTACTACCAGGGCAACGTCATTAACCTACAACCGGAGTACGAAGATTGCGCCAGCCTGGCCCGACAACACCAGCGGCCGTGGCAGGAGATTCATCAATTGGCGATCGCCGCCGCCCTAGACCAGCTAAGCGACTAG
- a CDS encoding hemagglutinin: MQTQIQDMDKKIDVHVARTNEQFNTVRAEIKAVDDKLSGQIKAVDEKVTDLQDRQKTVDSRLWGFIVTLTGAIIAYLVKLSFFDQRLG; this comes from the coding sequence ATGCAGACACAGATCCAAGATATGGACAAAAAGATCGATGTCCATGTTGCTCGAACCAATGAGCAATTCAACACGGTACGGGCTGAAATCAAAGCCGTAGACGATAAGCTATCGGGCCAAATCAAAGCCGTAGACGAAAAGGTAACTGACCTGCAAGACCGCCAAAAAACTGTAGATTCCCGACTATGGGGGTTCATTGTCACCCTCACCGGCGCGATCATTGCCTACCTGGTTAAGCTGTCATTTTTTGATCAGCGGTTGGGCTGA
- a CDS encoding DUF1815 family protein: protein MFNRLAEQHRQFIRDLVLNLQALAIALEQRGYMASCYTCGGELSSASFMASLADNHLIRFLVSDYGITWTEMRDDRELMKLEGAEAISQLQELADLLKFSAAATISV from the coding sequence ATGTTTAATCGATTAGCGGAACAACACCGCCAGTTTATTCGAGATTTAGTCCTGAATCTTCAGGCCCTAGCGATCGCCCTAGAACAGCGTGGTTACATGGCATCCTGCTATACCTGTGGCGGCGAGCTTAGTAGTGCATCCTTTATGGCAAGTTTGGCGGATAATCATCTGATTCGCTTTTTGGTCTCCGACTACGGCATTACCTGGACGGAAATGCGGGACGATCGGGAATTGATGAAATTAGAGGGAGCCGAGGCCATTAGCCAACTCCAAGAACTGGCGGATTTACTGAAATTTTCCGCTGCGGCAACCATTTCGGTCTAG
- a CDS encoding energy transducer TonB, whose amino-acid sequence MLRFTSPVLGLWQRLVGASSPYLSYLGAGRLAFIASVGFHGLFFLTMFLPRSEVRRPEVAEVVDLVSLTPQEEALLPSIEPLLPTDFPPLDDFAPQGSLPPLNVPGIEPPPFSFAPLPPLAPLPPLPPLEDLPPLDFGFSQFPPRLLPNVPLPPPIRIPMPENPDLIAVAPDLVTPRATPETIDPDEQPPAPATNSQEAIAGLSRWVAQARASSNSNNVAVDFSGRITYAYPKEACPDRLEGQATVAVLIDPDGQLVAAGAAQSTGLLTQNPQLIRTSGYGLLDDVAIATVMSQNFQATGQYKALAYTLDFQYAPQVCGTDVPAANGGNGEAAAPLPKDAPPPQSPAAQEPTDSPSPPAQEPVTEEDIGAENGGANGNGNEVLPPDN is encoded by the coding sequence ATGTTACGCTTTACATCCCCGGTATTGGGGCTTTGGCAGCGTTTAGTCGGGGCTTCATCTCCCTATTTGTCCTATTTGGGGGCAGGGCGGTTAGCCTTCATCGCATCGGTGGGTTTCCATGGTCTCTTTTTCCTCACCATGTTTTTACCCCGATCCGAGGTGCGTCGCCCTGAGGTGGCAGAGGTGGTGGATTTAGTGAGCCTTACCCCCCAAGAGGAGGCTCTACTCCCCTCCATTGAACCCCTTTTGCCCACGGACTTCCCCCCCCTCGATGATTTTGCGCCCCAAGGTTCCTTGCCCCCCTTGAATGTTCCCGGCATTGAACCCCCACCCTTTTCCTTTGCGCCCCTACCTCCCCTAGCCCCGCTGCCTCCCCTGCCACCCCTAGAGGATTTGCCCCCCTTAGACTTTGGCTTTAGCCAGTTTCCGCCCAGGTTGTTGCCCAATGTGCCCTTGCCCCCGCCGATCCGCATTCCCATGCCGGAAAATCCCGATCTCATTGCCGTTGCTCCGGATTTGGTGACTCCCCGTGCTACTCCGGAAACAATCGATCCCGATGAACAGCCCCCAGCCCCGGCCACCAATAGCCAAGAGGCGATCGCCGGGTTATCCCGTTGGGTTGCCCAAGCCAGGGCCAGTAGTAATAGCAATAATGTGGCCGTTGATTTTAGTGGCCGGATTACCTATGCCTATCCCAAAGAAGCCTGCCCCGATCGCCTTGAGGGTCAGGCCACCGTTGCCGTCTTAATTGATCCCGATGGCCAATTGGTGGCTGCGGGGGCGGCCCAATCCACGGGCCTATTAACCCAAAACCCCCAATTAATTCGCACCAGTGGTTATGGGTTGTTGGATGATGTGGCGATCGCCACGGTGATGAGTCAAAATTTCCAGGCCACGGGTCAGTACAAAGCCCTCGCCTATACCCTCGATTTTCAGTATGCCCCCCAGGTCTGCGGTACGGATGTTCCGGCGGCCAATGGTGGCAATGGTGAAGCAGCGGCCCCTCTCCCTAAGGATGCCCCCCCACCGCAATCTCCGGCGGCCCAAGAACCGACGGACTCCCCCAGTCCTCCCGCCCAAGAACCCGTGACCGAGGAGGATATAGGGGCAGAAAATGGAGGAGCAAATGGTAATGGCAATGAGGTTCTGCCCCCAGACAATTAA
- a CDS encoding DNA polymerase III subunit gamma/tau — protein sequence MGYEPLHHKYRPQRFADLVGQGAIATTLSNALSQERIAPAYLFCGPRGTGKTSSARILAKSLNCLGSSVPTPSPCGMCDVCRAIAHSSALDVIEIDAASNTGVDNIRELIEKAQFAPVQCRYKVYAIDECHMLSTSAFNALLKTLEEPPDRVVFILATTDPQRVLPTIISRCQRFDFRRIPLADMVDHLRYIAQQEQIPIQETALTLVAQLAQGGLRDAESMLDQLSLFSEEVTIEKVWDLAGSVPEQDLIQLLQAIQSQNPETVLERTRYLLERGREPLVVLQNLTAFYRDLLIAKTAPQRQDLVALTNETWQILRDIATHWSVAQILAGQEHLRSCELQVKQTTQPRLWLEVAILGLLSLPQTSASPTPPAPQTPSPPRAVPPPPPQTPVVPIPPTPTPPISPPPQQIQRPDPPGEPLPRPEPIPPAAVPTPEVELTRAKGVPDPLNSTHSTAPIPPEPELSLEELWQAGLQQIQVSTRALLSQHGRILSYGNKELIIGIKSAALLKMTQSYGDKITEAFSTVLQQKIKVKLTIALETSAVQDQSTAPPPSFAPPSHRPVPRDQAPGGDRPISGSHNAPPPTSTSPTSTSPTRQFTPDSLSSAGDPLLDSARSLARFFNGAIVNLEDSDASDDGSPKGDMAALDSDENQDDPE from the coding sequence ATGGGCTATGAACCGTTACATCATAAATACCGGCCGCAGCGGTTTGCTGATTTAGTCGGCCAAGGGGCGATCGCCACCACCTTGAGTAATGCCCTCAGTCAAGAGCGGATTGCGCCAGCCTATCTATTTTGCGGCCCGCGAGGTACGGGTAAGACCTCCAGTGCCCGAATTTTAGCAAAATCCTTAAATTGCTTAGGAAGTTCAGTGCCCACACCGAGTCCCTGTGGGATGTGTGATGTCTGCCGGGCGATTGCCCATAGCAGTGCCCTAGATGTCATTGAAATTGATGCGGCCAGCAATACGGGGGTGGATAACATTCGGGAATTGATTGAAAAGGCCCAATTCGCCCCTGTCCAATGTCGATACAAGGTATATGCGATCGACGAATGCCACATGTTAAGTACCTCTGCCTTTAATGCCCTCCTTAAAACCCTAGAAGAACCCCCCGATCGGGTTGTCTTTATATTGGCAACCACTGATCCCCAACGGGTTTTACCCACCATTATTTCCCGCTGTCAACGCTTTGATTTCCGACGGATTCCCTTGGCAGATATGGTGGATCATCTCCGTTATATTGCCCAGCAGGAACAGATTCCCATCCAGGAAACCGCCCTGACCCTAGTGGCTCAACTGGCCCAAGGGGGACTGCGGGATGCCGAAAGTATGTTGGATCAACTCAGTCTATTTAGCGAAGAAGTGACCATTGAAAAAGTTTGGGATCTGGCGGGTTCGGTTCCCGAACAGGATCTGATTCAGCTATTACAGGCCATTCAATCCCAAAATCCGGAAACCGTTTTAGAGCGAACTCGATACTTATTAGAGCGAGGGCGAGAACCCCTTGTGGTTTTGCAAAATCTCACCGCTTTCTATCGTGATCTACTCATTGCTAAAACCGCTCCCCAACGCCAGGATTTAGTTGCTTTAACCAACGAGACGTGGCAAATCCTTAGGGATATAGCAACCCATTGGTCGGTGGCCCAAATTCTTGCGGGACAGGAGCATTTACGCAGTTGTGAACTTCAGGTTAAGCAAACTACCCAACCCCGCCTTTGGTTAGAAGTCGCTATTTTAGGCTTGCTATCCCTCCCCCAAACGAGTGCTTCCCCCACCCCGCCCGCCCCTCAAACACCCTCGCCACCCCGTGCCGTCCCACCTCCCCCGCCCCAAACCCCAGTAGTCCCGATACCGCCAACACCAACACCACCAATATCGCCCCCGCCGCAACAGATTCAACGACCCGATCCCCCTGGGGAACCGCTCCCCCGCCCAGAACCCATTCCCCCTGCTGCGGTTCCAACCCCAGAGGTTGAGCTGACAAGGGCTAAGGGGGTTCCTGATCCTCTAAATTCAACCCATTCAACGGCCCCAATCCCTCCAGAACCGGAACTATCCCTTGAGGAGCTTTGGCAGGCTGGATTACAACAGATTCAAGTAAGTACCAGGGCGTTGCTATCCCAGCATGGACGCATTCTCTCCTATGGGAATAAGGAACTGATCATTGGCATTAAGTCAGCGGCCTTACTAAAGATGACCCAGTCCTATGGGGACAAAATTACTGAGGCATTTTCTACGGTTCTTCAGCAAAAAATTAAAGTTAAACTGACGATCGCCCTGGAAACGAGTGCAGTTCAAGATCAATCTACGGCTCCCCCTCCCTCCTTTGCCCCACCCAGCCATCGTCCTGTTCCTAGGGATCAAGCCCCCGGTGGCGATCGCCCCATTTCGGGCAGTCACAATGCACCGCCGCCAACGTCCACCTCACCAACATCCACCTCGCCAACGCGCCAATTCACTCCAGACTCCCTAAGTAGTGCCGGGGATCCCCTCCTAGATTCGGCCCGCAGTCTTGCTCGATTTTTTAATGGTGCCATTGTAAATTTAGAGGATAGTGATGCCAGCGACGACGGTTCCCCTAAGGGAGATATGGCGGCCCTAGACAGCGATGAGAACCAAGATGATCCTGAATAA
- a CDS encoding stage II sporulation protein M has translation MNVQRWLVRQEPQWSELEALLNRAEKRGVKTLSADEICQLSRLYRMVSADLARAKTRQVGPSIIDYLQGLTLRSYSQVYQGRKRQDWRAIVEFFQYGFPRVVQDTWLYTVVAIAIFIISGAIAWWYSWQDSEFMALVVPPDLIDLVQNEGKLWMGSIVGLEPLASSGIMTNNISVTFATLAGGIFGGLGTIYILWYNGLLIGAISALVSQNDLAYPFWAFVFPHGSLELPAIFLAGAAGLLLGQSILFPGRYKRLTSLKRQGALAIQLMFGVVPLLIIAGVIEGFLSPNPNVPDAVKYVVGLGILAALGLYLFWPLPKSRFP, from the coding sequence GTGAATGTTCAACGCTGGCTGGTACGTCAGGAACCCCAATGGAGCGAATTGGAAGCCCTACTCAACCGCGCTGAAAAACGGGGGGTTAAAACCCTATCAGCGGATGAAATCTGCCAATTGAGCCGTCTTTATCGGATGGTCTCTGCGGATTTGGCGAGGGCAAAAACGCGACAGGTGGGCCCGAGTATTATTGACTACCTCCAAGGCCTAACCCTGCGAAGCTATAGCCAAGTGTATCAAGGGCGGAAACGGCAAGATTGGCGGGCGATCGTTGAATTTTTTCAGTATGGCTTTCCCCGGGTTGTTCAGGATACTTGGCTGTACACGGTGGTGGCGATCGCCATTTTTATCATCTCTGGAGCGATCGCTTGGTGGTATAGCTGGCAAGATAGTGAATTTATGGCCTTAGTTGTTCCACCAGACCTGATTGACCTCGTTCAAAATGAGGGCAAACTCTGGATGGGTTCCATTGTTGGCCTTGAACCCCTGGCTTCTAGTGGCATCATGACCAATAATATTAGTGTTACCTTTGCAACCCTTGCCGGAGGGATATTTGGCGGGTTAGGCACAATATATATTCTCTGGTACAACGGCTTACTCATCGGCGCAATCTCTGCCCTTGTTAGTCAAAATGATCTAGCCTATCCGTTCTGGGCATTTGTTTTTCCCCACGGCTCCTTGGAGCTACCAGCTATTTTCCTTGCCGGTGCAGCAGGTTTACTCTTGGGACAATCAATCCTTTTTCCAGGACGGTATAAACGTTTAACGTCCCTAAAACGCCAAGGAGCCTTAGCCATTCAACTGATGTTTGGCGTTGTTCCTCTATTGATTATTGCAGGCGTGATCGAGGGCTTTCTCTCCCCAAATCCTAATGTTCCCGATGCCGTAAAGTATGTTGTTGGCTTAGGCATTCTTGCCGCTCTCGGGTTGTATTTATTTTGGCCATTACCTAAAAGTAGATTCCCATGA